The Pseudomonas sp. FP2309 genome has a window encoding:
- the tssJ gene encoding type VI secretion system lipoprotein TssJ: MLRIVFSLVMFAALGGCGLVQTVADGTASTARAIFYKQVKTLHLDFSARTALNTDATDSRALSVPTLVRVYQLRDTKAAEQATYDGLLGDDDQLLASALLDKRSVVVKPEEGAQLNVPMDKDAQFVTVVALFRSPDTQSNTWRLTLTRDDLDPDRARVIELGDNRLTLRPLAKD; this comes from the coding sequence ATGTTGCGTATCGTTTTTAGTCTGGTGATGTTTGCGGCGCTCGGCGGGTGTGGCCTGGTCCAGACCGTCGCGGATGGTACGGCCTCCACCGCCAGGGCGATCTTTTACAAGCAGGTCAAAACCCTGCACCTGGATTTCAGTGCGCGCACCGCACTGAACACCGATGCCACGGACAGTCGCGCCTTGTCGGTGCCGACGCTGGTGCGGGTATACCAACTGCGCGACACCAAAGCGGCGGAGCAGGCGACCTACGACGGTTTGCTCGGCGATGACGATCAACTGTTGGCGAGCGCATTGCTCGACAAACGCTCGGTGGTGGTGAAACCCGAGGAAGGCGCCCAGTTGAACGTGCCAATGGACAAGGACGCGCAGTTCGTCACGGTGGTGGCGTTGTTCCGCAGCCCCGATACCCAATCGAACACCTGGCGCCTCACGTTGACCCGCGATGACCTGGACCCGGACCGGGCGCGGGTCATCGAGTTGGGGGATAACCGCTTGACCCTGCGGCCCTTGGCCAAGGACTGA
- the tssE gene encoding type VI secretion system baseplate subunit TssE, with amino-acid sequence MTEYNCSLYEMLLQNFDGELDLHRVSEEDQHALSVLDNLQRILNSRAGALSHLPDYGLPDMSLILQGLPASAQSLVGTMTATLLKYEPRLAAVAIELRPQMLPGHLEYVLDAQLKDGQHVSFGTRVSPEGKVLVRHLKRQHYLTKP; translated from the coding sequence ATGACCGAGTACAACTGCTCGCTGTACGAAATGCTGCTGCAGAATTTCGACGGTGAGTTGGACTTGCATCGCGTCAGCGAAGAGGACCAGCACGCCCTGTCGGTGCTGGACAACCTGCAGCGCATCCTCAACAGCCGCGCGGGTGCACTCAGTCATCTGCCCGATTACGGGCTGCCGGATATGAGCCTGATCCTGCAAGGGTTGCCCGCCTCGGCCCAGAGCTTGGTCGGCACCATGACCGCCACGTTGCTCAAGTACGAACCGCGGCTGGCGGCGGTGGCCATTGAGTTGCGGCCGCAGATGTTGCCGGGGCATTTGGAGTATGTCTTGGACGCGCAACTTAAGGACGGGCAGCACGTGAGCTTCGGCACCCGCGTGTCGCCCGAAGGCAAGGTGCTGGTGCGTCACTTGAAGCGACAGCACTACCTGACCAAGCCCTGA
- a CDS encoding type VI secretion system ImpA family N-terminal domain-containing protein, with protein MTALFEVRIRVGGDPRGFSEFTRLREELAKLGHPACPDVDWAAVEQSCLALFQQNGADFQTACFYTLARGQRHGPEGIAQGVVLLEALSREWPRLWPPTASARLDLLEWLLDQMQVLLRTMAVTAHSVPALSQLDIELAHLQARLLTQGADLLLRLQALRHQLGCLIQRLEQSHVSSTKVLAPVRVMAPTLAPQVVILPPPEVPPPQRRVTLWLFAGTMVVVLLAGLGWRTWLTNQDRAPRMPEPVRLDSLSLFDAGSAILKPGSTKVLINALVGIKAQPGWLIVIAGHTDATGVLEQNQALSHARASAVRDWMQQMGDIADSCFAVQGLAANQPIASNETEAGRTANRRVDIQLVPQVGACEQSALAGETGK; from the coding sequence ATGACGGCGTTGTTTGAGGTGCGTATCCGAGTCGGCGGTGATCCGCGCGGCTTCAGTGAATTTACGCGATTGCGCGAGGAGTTGGCCAAACTCGGCCATCCTGCCTGCCCGGATGTGGATTGGGCGGCGGTGGAGCAAAGCTGTCTGGCGCTGTTCCAACAAAATGGCGCCGACTTTCAAACCGCCTGTTTTTACACCTTGGCACGTGGTCAGCGCCATGGACCTGAGGGCATCGCCCAAGGCGTGGTGTTGCTGGAGGCCCTGAGCCGCGAGTGGCCGCGGCTGTGGCCGCCGACCGCCTCGGCGCGCCTGGATCTGCTGGAGTGGTTGCTCGATCAAATGCAGGTGTTGCTGCGCACCATGGCGGTGACTGCCCACAGTGTGCCGGCGCTGTCTCAACTGGACATTGAGCTGGCACATTTACAGGCGCGTTTGCTTACGCAGGGCGCTGATCTTCTGCTGAGATTGCAGGCTCTGCGCCACCAACTGGGCTGTCTGATCCAGCGTCTTGAGCAAAGCCACGTATCAAGTACGAAGGTGCTGGCACCTGTCAGAGTGATGGCTCCGACATTGGCGCCTCAAGTGGTCATTTTGCCACCTCCCGAGGTGCCGCCACCCCAGCGGCGTGTGACCTTATGGCTGTTTGCCGGGACGATGGTCGTTGTCTTGCTCGCTGGACTCGGTTGGCGGACATGGCTGACAAATCAGGACCGCGCGCCCCGCATGCCCGAACCCGTGCGATTGGACAGCCTGTCGCTGTTTGACGCCGGCAGCGCAATCCTTAAGCCAGGCTCGACCAAGGTACTGATCAACGCCCTGGTCGGCATCAAGGCCCAGCCGGGCTGGCTTATCGTGATCGCCGGGCATACCGACGCGACCGGGGTTCTGGAGCAGAACCAGGCCCTGTCCCACGCCCGCGCCTCCGCTGTGCGCGACTGGATGCAGCAGATGGGCGACATTGCCGACAGCTGTTTTGCGGTGCAGGGCCTGGCGGCCAATCAGCCGATCGCCAGCAATGAGACCGAGGCCGGGCGTACCGCTAACCGGCGCGTGGATATCCAGTTGGTACCGCAAGTGGGCGCTTGTGAGCAGAGCGCTTTGGCAGGGGAGACAGGCAAGTGA
- a CDS encoding methyl-accepting chemotaxis protein, translating to MSLRSLSIARRAGLGFALIALLVALLGFFALSNMASIRASAVQVESGLVPKIRLVADIREIMLRIRTISLRMALDPNPASLPQYRSQMDTRSQDLTKRLADLDAVIDTPEVRALYDQFQGSLRQYQQGLAQSFVLADKQQSAELNKLLLVDMKTVVDGSGAQLNALADYYNAQVNRQGQTAELQYSQSRTMVFGFVILAGLSTVALAWLLTRSIVGPLGQAMRAAENVARGDLTQSVEVSGNDEVTRLLVALQSMQGSLRSTLQLIRQSAAQMAASATDLNGITDQSSRSLQQQTAEIEQAATAVNEMTSAAEEVARNAMSTSESTRLSNETAREGQHRVGETVSAIQGLSSNIGETSTLVQNLAEQSRDIGKVLDVIRSIAEQTNLLALNAAIEAARAGESGRGFAVVADEVRALAHRTQQSTLEIDQMVTAMRTGSNDALTSMQSSTQRATETLTLAEGAGGALSQITDSIDQIHQRNLVIASAAEEQAQVAKEVDRNIVNIRDLSAQSSSGAGQINGSSQELARLAVALNDAVARFQL from the coding sequence ATGTCCCTTCGCAGCCTGTCCATCGCCCGCCGCGCGGGTTTGGGTTTTGCCTTGATTGCTTTGCTCGTGGCCCTGCTGGGTTTTTTTGCGCTGTCGAATATGGCAAGCATCCGTGCCAGTGCGGTGCAGGTGGAAAGCGGGCTGGTGCCCAAGATTCGGCTGGTGGCGGATATCCGCGAAATCATGCTGCGCATTCGCACGATTTCTCTGCGTATGGCACTGGACCCCAACCCCGCAAGCCTGCCGCAGTACCGCAGCCAGATGGACACCCGCAGCCAGGACTTGACGAAGCGGTTGGCTGACCTCGATGCGGTAATCGACACGCCGGAGGTACGCGCGCTCTATGACCAGTTCCAGGGCTCGTTGCGCCAGTACCAACAAGGTCTGGCGCAGTCCTTCGTGCTGGCCGACAAGCAGCAGAGCGCCGAGCTCAACAAGTTGTTGCTGGTGGACATGAAAACCGTGGTCGATGGCTCCGGCGCCCAGCTCAATGCACTGGCCGACTACTACAACGCCCAAGTCAACCGGCAAGGCCAGACGGCGGAGTTGCAGTACAGCCAGTCACGCACCATGGTCTTTGGTTTTGTGATCCTGGCGGGTTTGAGTACGGTCGCGCTGGCCTGGTTGCTGACGCGCAGCATCGTGGGGCCATTGGGCCAGGCGATGCGCGCGGCGGAGAACGTTGCGCGGGGCGACCTGACCCAGAGTGTGGAAGTGAGCGGCAATGATGAGGTCACCCGTTTACTCGTGGCGCTGCAATCCATGCAGGGCAGCTTGCGCAGTACCTTGCAATTGATTCGTCAATCGGCGGCGCAAATGGCCGCTTCCGCCACCGACCTCAATGGCATTACCGATCAGAGCAGCCGCAGCCTGCAACAGCAGACGGCGGAAATCGAGCAGGCGGCGACGGCGGTCAACGAGATGACGTCGGCTGCCGAAGAAGTGGCGCGCAATGCGATGTCCACCTCCGAGTCCACCCGCCTTTCCAATGAGACTGCGCGCGAAGGTCAGCACCGTGTGGGTGAAACCGTCAGCGCGATTCAGGGCCTGAGCAGCAACATCGGCGAGACCTCCACCCTGGTGCAGAACCTGGCTGAACAATCGCGGGATATCGGCAAGGTGCTCGACGTGATTCGCTCCATTGCTGAGCAGACCAACTTGCTGGCACTCAACGCCGCCATCGAAGCGGCGCGCGCCGGTGAGTCCGGGCGCGGTTTTGCGGTGGTGGCCGATGAAGTGCGAGCGCTGGCCCATCGTACCCAGCAATCGACCCTGGAGATCGACCAGATGGTCACCGCCATGCGCACCGGCTCCAACGACGCCCTGACCTCGATGCAGTCGAGCACCCAGCGCGCCACCGAGACCTTGACCTTGGCCGAAGGGGCCGGGGGTGCGTTGAGCCAGATCACCGACTCCATCGACCAGATCCACCAGCGCAACCTGGTCATCGCCAGTGCGGCCGAGGAGCAAGCCCAGGTGGCCAAGGAAGTCGACCGCAACATCGTGAACATTCGTGACCTGTCGGCGCAATCGTCGTCCGGCGCCGGGCAGATCAATGGTTCAAGCCAGGAACTGGCACGGCTGGCGGTTGCGCTCAATGACGCAGTGGCGCGGTTTCAGCTGTAG
- a CDS encoding substrate-binding domain-containing protein, whose translation MKPLFYALTAAALGALALTAQAEELKVMTSGGFTAAYNVLGPQYAKHSGDTLQTTLGPSMGKAPEAIPNRLARGEHADVVIMVGYALDDLIKQGKVDPASRVELADSRIGLVVKAGAVKPSISTDAALKAVLSKAKSVAYSDSASGVYVEKELFKKLGMPAKGTMIERIPVASVVANGDYEVGLQQVAELLPVPGVTYVGKIPEDVQSVTRFAAGIPVNAEHPQQAQALLQFLASPEAQPVVQATGLDSVSR comes from the coding sequence ATGAAGCCGCTGTTCTACGCCCTGACGGCCGCGGCCCTCGGCGCCCTGGCGCTGACGGCTCAGGCCGAAGAACTCAAGGTCATGACTTCCGGGGGCTTCACCGCTGCGTATAACGTGCTTGGCCCGCAGTATGCCAAGCACAGTGGCGATACCCTCCAGACCACCCTCGGGCCGTCGATGGGCAAAGCGCCGGAAGCGATTCCCAACCGCTTGGCCCGTGGTGAACATGCCGATGTGGTGATCATGGTTGGCTACGCCCTGGACGACCTGATCAAACAAGGCAAGGTCGACCCTGCGTCCCGCGTGGAACTGGCGGACTCGCGTATCGGCCTGGTGGTCAAGGCTGGCGCAGTGAAGCCGTCCATCAGCACCGATGCCGCGCTGAAGGCCGTGCTGAGCAAAGCCAAATCGGTGGCGTATTCGGACAGTGCCAGCGGCGTGTATGTGGAGAAAGAGTTGTTCAAGAAACTCGGCATGCCGGCCAAGGGCACGATGATTGAACGTATCCCGGTGGCTTCGGTGGTTGCCAACGGTGACTACGAAGTCGGTTTGCAGCAGGTGGCGGAATTGTTACCCGTGCCAGGCGTGACCTATGTGGGCAAGATTCCCGAAGATGTGCAATCGGTGACGCGCTTTGCGGCGGGTATCCCGGTCAACGCCGAGCACCCGCAGCAGGCCCAGGCCTTGCTGCAGTTCCTGGCTTCCCCCGAGGCGCAACCGGTGGTGCAAGCCACCGGCCTGGACTCGGTGTCACGCTGA
- a CDS encoding MFS transporter: MTSPSRPASARSKIGAVFRVTSGNFLEQFDFFLFGFYATYIAAAFFPAANEFASLMMTFAVFGAGFLMRPLGAVILGAYIDDVGRRKGLIVTLSIMASGTLLIVLVPGYHTIGLWAPLLVLLGRLLQGFSAGAELGGVSVYLAEMATPGRKGFYTSWQSGSQQISIVVAAALGYGLNVWMEPAVVADWGWRIPFAVGCVIIPFIFVLRRNLQETEEFANRKHRPTMREVMATLVKNWTVVIGGMLMVAMTTTAFYLITVYAPTFGKTVLQLSTSDALLVTLLVAVSNFVWLPIGGTLSDRFGRKPVLIAMTALTVLTAYPALSYVVNAPSFAHMLETLLWFSFLYGMYNGAMIPALTEIMPVEVRVAGFSLAYSLATAVFGGFTPAISTWFIHITEDKASPAYWMMFAAVCALCSTLALYRRANTRGQVMQEAV; this comes from the coding sequence ATGACAAGCCCTTCCCGGCCCGCCTCTGCCCGCTCCAAGATTGGCGCGGTTTTCCGTGTCACTTCGGGCAACTTCCTCGAACAGTTTGATTTCTTCCTGTTCGGCTTCTACGCCACCTACATCGCAGCTGCGTTCTTCCCCGCCGCCAATGAGTTCGCATCCTTAATGATGACCTTCGCCGTGTTCGGCGCCGGCTTCCTGATGCGTCCACTGGGGGCGGTGATTCTGGGTGCCTACATCGATGACGTCGGTCGCCGCAAAGGCCTGATCGTGACCCTGTCGATCATGGCCAGCGGCACGCTGTTGATCGTGCTGGTGCCGGGTTATCACACCATTGGCCTGTGGGCACCGTTGCTGGTGCTGCTCGGTCGCCTGTTGCAGGGCTTCTCGGCCGGCGCGGAACTGGGCGGTGTGTCGGTGTACCTGGCCGAAATGGCCACGCCGGGCCGCAAAGGGTTCTACACCAGCTGGCAGTCGGGCAGCCAGCAGATCTCGATCGTGGTCGCAGCGGCACTGGGCTATGGCCTGAACGTGTGGATGGAACCGGCCGTGGTTGCCGACTGGGGCTGGCGCATTCCGTTCGCCGTGGGTTGCGTGATCATTCCGTTCATCTTTGTGTTGCGTCGCAACCTGCAGGAAACCGAAGAGTTCGCCAACCGCAAGCATCGCCCCACCATGCGCGAAGTCATGGCGACCCTGGTGAAAAACTGGACGGTGGTCATCGGCGGCATGCTGATGGTGGCCATGACCACCACCGCGTTCTACCTGATCACCGTGTACGCACCGACCTTCGGCAAGACCGTACTGCAACTGAGCACCTCCGACGCCTTGCTGGTGACCTTGCTGGTGGCGGTGTCGAACTTTGTCTGGCTGCCGATCGGCGGCACCTTGAGCGACCGCTTCGGCCGCAAGCCGGTGCTGATCGCGATGACCGCGCTGACGGTTCTCACGGCTTATCCAGCGTTGTCCTACGTGGTTAACGCGCCCAGCTTTGCGCATATGCTGGAAACCCTGCTGTGGTTCTCCTTCCTGTATGGCATGTACAACGGCGCGATGATCCCGGCGCTTACTGAAATCATGCCGGTGGAAGTGCGCGTGGCGGGCTTCTCCCTGGCTTACAGCCTGGCGACTGCGGTGTTTGGTGGCTTCACCCCGGCCATTTCCACCTGGTTCATTCACATCACCGAAGACAAAGCCTCGCCGGCCTACTGGATGATGTTCGCTGCGGTGTGCGCGCTGTGTTCGACACTGGCCTTGTATCGCCGCGCCAATACCCGTGGGCAGGTCATGCAGGAGGCCGTGTGA
- a CDS encoding LysR substrate-binding domain-containing protein, whose protein sequence is MNRNELRKADINLMVVFEALMLERNVTRVAEKLFLGQPTISSALNRLRTLFNDPLFIRVGHRMEPTARAEEIIQHLSPALDSLSSALSLTHDFDPSISTMTFRIGLSDDVEFGLLPPLLRALRQEAPQVVFVVQHVDYWRIPDLLASGDITVGITQTRGLPANAKRKLLRHIRPRLLRADASDTPLTLDEYCSRPHVLVSHTANVSGFADEWLAEIGRKRHVVLSVPQYSALPALLAGTDLIASLPDYTAEAMAVSGQLFCEPFPFETPTLDLSMVWLSHVDTDPAERWVRSRLEAFMSDRGLGTKA, encoded by the coding sequence ATGAATCGCAATGAATTACGCAAGGCCGACATCAACCTGATGGTGGTCTTCGAAGCACTGATGCTCGAGCGCAACGTGACACGGGTGGCCGAGAAATTGTTTCTTGGCCAGCCCACCATCAGCTCGGCGCTCAACCGTCTGCGTACCTTGTTCAACGACCCACTGTTCATTCGCGTCGGCCATCGCATGGAGCCCACGGCGCGTGCCGAAGAGATCATCCAGCACCTGTCGCCGGCCTTGGATTCGCTGTCGTCGGCCCTGAGCCTGACCCATGATTTCGACCCGTCCATCAGCACCATGACCTTTCGCATCGGCCTGTCCGACGACGTCGAGTTTGGCCTGCTGCCACCCTTGCTGCGCGCGTTGCGCCAGGAGGCGCCGCAGGTGGTGTTCGTGGTGCAGCATGTGGATTACTGGCGCATTCCCGACCTGCTGGCGTCCGGCGATATCACCGTGGGCATCACCCAGACCCGTGGCCTGCCGGCGAATGCCAAGCGCAAATTGTTGCGCCATATTCGTCCACGGCTGTTGCGCGCCGATGCCTCCGACACGCCGCTGACCCTCGATGAATACTGCTCGCGGCCCCATGTATTGGTGTCCCACACGGCCAACGTGTCGGGGTTTGCCGATGAGTGGCTGGCCGAGATCGGTCGCAAGCGTCATGTGGTGCTGTCCGTGCCGCAGTACAGCGCATTGCCCGCCTTGCTGGCCGGGACCGACCTGATCGCCAGCCTGCCGGATTACACCGCCGAAGCCATGGCGGTGTCGGGCCAGCTGTTCTGTGAGCCGTTCCCGTTCGAAACCCCGACGCTGGATTTGTCGATGGTCTGGCTCAGCCACGTCGACACCGACCCGGCCGAGCGGTGGGTGCGTTCGCGGTTGGAAGCCTTTATGAGTGATCGAGGCTTGGGGACGAAGGCCTGA
- a CDS encoding 5-carboxymethyl-2-hydroxymuconate Delta-isomerase has translation MPHLHLEYTANLTQLDADKALLRLNHALVASGQFGAEFDIKSRAVKVERFRVGTSLDQRGFVAVRLALLSGRSPQVKKQLSESLLTVLQDLGPWPDDVKVQLSVELRDMDRDAYSKVAIG, from the coding sequence ATGCCGCATCTGCACCTGGAATACACCGCCAACCTGACGCAACTGGACGCCGACAAGGCTCTGTTGCGCCTCAATCATGCGCTGGTGGCCTCCGGTCAGTTCGGCGCCGAGTTTGATATCAAAAGCCGTGCGGTGAAAGTCGAGCGATTCCGTGTGGGCACCAGCCTGGATCAACGTGGTTTTGTCGCGGTGCGTCTGGCACTGCTCAGCGGGCGTTCGCCGCAGGTCAAGAAGCAGCTGTCGGAAAGCCTGCTGACGGTGTTGCAAGACCTTGGCCCATGGCCCGATGACGTAAAGGTGCAACTGAGCGTTGAGCTGCGCGACATGGACCGCGATGCCTACAGCAAAGTCGCCATTGGCTGA